The Dermacentor albipictus isolate Rhodes 1998 colony chromosome 2, USDA_Dalb.pri_finalv2, whole genome shotgun sequence genome has a segment encoding these proteins:
- the LOC139055432 gene encoding uncharacterized protein — protein MPRTPPQSRDTSPSASGAGDAEDSSREDKKEETRSSRRLQGLPAELGPLPAPGRRVNHRSTSPMQAATTPAPLVVQQPRVPPLFSGSTCEDVQDWLERYERVATFNKWSDEDKLRNVFFSLEDSARTWYENQELSLTTWEAFKRHLSATFASILRKERAEALLQTRQQHPNESVTVFAEEMQKLFRHADANMTEDKKLQYLMRAVKEQLFVALIRNPPRTVAEWISEAATIEKTLELRAKQYDRNLRTPPTDCDDSRSTSAVALRDTIRAIVRDELRKLLPGPQPQISSLADVVRDEVQQALGTLDPAETAPTISPPCQEPRVSTYAAALQSQVRPTSWRRDTYAPPQRSQA, from the coding sequence atgCCCCGTACACCCCCTCAAAGCCGGGACACCAGCCCAAGTGCATCTGGAGCTGGCGACGCGGAAGACAGCTCCAGAGAAGACAAGAAGGAAGAAACCCGGAGCAGccgccgacttcaaggactgccggcTGAATTGGGACCACTACCTGCCCCTGGTCGCCGTGTGAACCACCGCTCGACGTCACCAATGCAAGCCGCCACTACACCTGCGCCGCTCGTCGTCCAGCAGCCGCGAGTACCTCCGCTTTTTAGCGGCTCCACTTGCGAAGATGTACAAGATTGGCTGGAGCGTTACGAACGAGTTGCAACCTTCAACAAGTGGTCTGACGAAGACAAACTTCGGAacgtcttcttctctctcgaaGACTCTGCTAGAACCTGGTACGAGAACCAGGAGCTGTCCCTGACAACGTGGGAGGCTTTCAAGAGGCACTTATCTGCAACTTTCGCAAGTATTCTGCGCAAAGAACGAGCTGAGGCCTTGCTTCAAACTCGCCAGCAGCATCCAAACGAGTCCGTAACCGTCTTTGCggaagaaatgcaaaagctcTTCCGCCACGCGGATGCCAACATGACTGAAGACAAGAAGCTTCAGTACCTTATGAGGGCCGTCAAGGAGCAACTTTTCGTTGCTCTCATTCGCAACCCGCCGAGGACCGTCGCCGAATGGATTAGCGAAGCGGCCACTATCGAGAAGACGCTCGAGCTGCGCGCAAAGCAATACGACCGCAACTTACGCACTCCTCCGACAGACTGCGACGACTCCCGAAGTACCTCCGCAGTGGCCCTTCGAGATACCATCCGTGCCATCGTgcgcgacgagctgcgcaagttgCTACCGGGTCCGCAACCACAAATATCCTCGCTCGCCGACGTTGTAAGGGACGAGGTACAACAAGCGCTGGGCACACTCGATCCTGCCGAAACGGCGCCCACCATATCGCCACCTTGCCAGGAGCCACGCGTTTCAACTTACGCCGCCGCTCTGCAAAGCCAAGTGAGGCCGACCAGCTGGCGACGGGATACGTACGCGCCACCTCAACGCAGCCAAGCCtag